In endosymbiont of unidentified scaly snail isolate Monju, the following are encoded in one genomic region:
- a CDS encoding type I secretion C-terminal target domain-containing protein, translated as MQANQIQAHALGIGAGLTASDKQYLDPVAYDGRNGINTDAVLVPNVSDLSAVLQASAVPVASGNVLTGATPGMIGADNGYVQSITMDGVTFTWDPAANTISTSGTGSASYIYDPATHTLSVTATSGGLLQIDLDQGAYSYHPPLNGNGTINESFSFTLIYNDGDTATGSVGLNVTFNQHGLPSIDGTTGADTLVGTNNGEILTGFAGSDTINGNGGDDWLSGGDGGDTLHGGGGNDKLVGGNQDDWLLGDAGDDLLIGGQGSDTLTGGTGTDTFYWQVGDADGAIDTVTDFTKGSGGDVLDFSDVLTGESAADVNTLVNYLTVTYNNNTNTSTITVDTNGAGTAGGTLTVQVQGVDLTGGTNSADQSTILQTLLDDGNLVVDP; from the coding sequence TTGCAGGCCAATCAGATTCAGGCCCACGCGCTTGGAATTGGTGCGGGTCTGACGGCTTCCGATAAGCAGTATCTTGATCCGGTTGCCTATGATGGTAGAAATGGCATCAACACAGATGCTGTATTGGTGCCCAATGTCAGTGATCTTTCAGCGGTACTACAGGCCAGTGCCGTGCCGGTGGCCAGCGGTAACGTCCTGACTGGCGCTACGCCCGGCATGATTGGGGCAGATAATGGCTACGTGCAGTCTATTACTATGGACGGCGTTACGTTTACATGGGATCCGGCGGCCAACACGATCTCTACCAGTGGAACGGGTAGTGCAAGCTATATTTATGACCCCGCCACTCACACGCTGAGTGTTACTGCAACGTCGGGTGGTCTTCTGCAGATTGATTTGGATCAGGGGGCATATAGCTATCATCCGCCTTTGAATGGCAATGGAACAATCAATGAGTCATTCAGCTTTACCCTGATATACAATGACGGTGATACGGCAACCGGCTCAGTCGGATTGAACGTGACGTTTAATCAACACGGTCTGCCAAGTATTGATGGAACGACAGGCGCCGACACGCTTGTCGGGACAAACAATGGTGAGATTCTCACCGGATTTGCCGGAAGTGATACGATCAATGGCAATGGTGGTGATGACTGGCTATCGGGAGGGGACGGAGGCGATACCCTCCATGGAGGAGGGGGTAACGACAAGCTCGTAGGTGGCAATCAAGACGATTGGTTGCTCGGTGATGCAGGCGACGACCTTCTCATTGGTGGCCAGGGCAGCGATACCCTGACCGGTGGCACCGGCACGGATACCTTCTACTGGCAGGTCGGTGATGCCGATGGCGCCATCGATACGGTGACCGATTTCACCAAGGGATCGGGCGGCGACGTGCTCGACTTCTCGGACGTGCTGACCGGCGAGAGTGCCGCCGATGTAAATACCTTGGTGAACTACCTGACCGTCACTTATAACAACAATACCAATACCTCGACCATTACGGTCGATACCAATGGTGCCGGGACGGCGGGTGGCACACTCACCGTCCAGGTGCAGGGTGTGGATCTGACGGGTGGTACGAATTCGGCCGACCAGTCCACCATCCTGCAGACCCTGCTCGATGACGGCAACCTGGTGGTCGATCCCTGA
- a CDS encoding RNA-binding S4 domain-containing protein produces MSAEAPQRMRLDKWLWCARFFKTRQLAAEAVQGGKVHLNGQRTKPGKEVRIGSRLRIHKGPYEWDIEIAQLPRQRRPASEAKDFYIETPESHERRQMLNEQIRAERAAMPVSERRPNKRERRLIHRFKQAD; encoded by the coding sequence ATGAGCGCCGAGGCCCCGCAACGCATGCGCCTGGACAAGTGGCTCTGGTGCGCCCGCTTCTTCAAGACCCGACAACTGGCCGCCGAGGCGGTTCAGGGCGGCAAGGTACACCTCAACGGCCAGCGGACCAAGCCGGGCAAGGAGGTGCGCATCGGCTCGCGCCTGCGCATCCACAAGGGGCCCTACGAATGGGACATCGAGATCGCGCAACTGCCACGCCAGCGGCGGCCGGCCAGCGAGGCGAAAGACTTCTACATCGAGACGCCCGAGAGCCACGAGCGGCGCCAGATGCTCAACGAGCAGATCCGTGCCGAACGCGCGGCCATGCCGGTCAGCGAACGACGCCCCAACAAGCGTGAGCGTCGCCTGATCCACCGTTTCAAGCAGGCAGACTGA
- the grxC gene encoding glutaredoxin 3, which produces MPKIEIYTTAMCPYCVRAKSLLQNKGVTWEEIRVDIDRDRMMEMMQRSQRRTVPQIFIDDFHVGGFDDMAAMDARGELDPLLGVGEHVTPVHDIDHSEDSPT; this is translated from the coding sequence ATGCCAAAAATCGAAATCTACACCACCGCCATGTGCCCCTATTGTGTCCGCGCCAAGTCACTGCTGCAGAACAAGGGCGTCACCTGGGAAGAGATCCGTGTCGATATCGACCGCGACCGCATGATGGAAATGATGCAGCGCAGCCAGCGGCGCACCGTGCCGCAGATCTTCATCGACGATTTTCACGTCGGCGGCTTCGATGACATGGCAGCCATGGATGCGCGCGGAGAGCTCGACCCGTTGTTGGGCGTCGGCGAACACGTCACACCAGTGCACGACATCGATCACTCGGAGGATTCCCCCACCTGA
- the pepN gene encoding aminopeptidase N, translating to MKDSTPRSIRLADYRPPPYLIDHVSLRFDLRETGTRVFSFMRLRRNPASEVTESLLLHGEGLDLQWLAIDSMRLGENEYRVDSEGLHLPAPPEQFELSSEVIIAPEANTALEGLYRSGGMFCTQCEAEGFRRITWFLDRPDVMTVFDVRIEADRERYPVLLSNGNPGATGELPDGRHFAEWHDPHPKPCYLFALVAGDLKHIEERFTTASGREVRLRIHVEPHNIDKCEHAMRSLVAAMRWDEEHYGREYDLDVFNIVAVDDFNMGAMENKGLNVFNSKYVLARPDTATDADFQGIEGVVAHEYFHNWTGNRITCRDWFQLSLKEGLTVYRDQEFSADMGSRPVKRIEDVRLLRTHQFAEDAGPMAHPVRPQSYIEINNFYTLTVYEKGAEVVRMQARLLGPKRFREAMDRYFERFDGQAVTTDDFVACMEAASGRDLGQFRHWYDYAGTPVLHIQDSYDARKRRYTLKIRQEVPDTPGQHDKPPFHIPFAIGLLDGEGRDIPLRYGEIDSDGGSLLLELREREEVFVFDDIEERPVPSLLRGFSAPVKIDYDWNEEQLLHLMAYDSDGFNRWDAGQTLLRQVILRMVAQRQEGASMSVPEALIGALRTALFDEQAEQALIAEVLTLPAIGYLGDFMAVVDVDGLHAAREHLKRTVAAALREDLLMRYEQLRETGEYRIEAAAIGRRRLKNTLLSWLASLENDDAVFQLLLDQYGAQHNMTDVMAALSLIADSGRPEREDILADFARRWATEPLVMDKWFSVQAMAVRPDTLAQVRALMDHPAFSLTNPNRVRALIGAFVNGNPVGFHAADGNGYAFLAEQVLALDPLNPQIAARLARALARWRRYDEQRQQHAQEALRRMISAGVSRDVYEIASRSLEEDAE from the coding sequence ATGAAGGACTCCACGCCCAGGTCCATCCGCCTGGCCGACTACCGACCACCGCCGTACCTGATCGACCATGTCTCGCTGCGGTTCGACCTGCGCGAGACCGGGACCCGGGTGTTCTCTTTCATGCGCCTGCGGCGCAACCCGGCGTCTGAAGTCACCGAGTCGCTGTTGCTGCATGGCGAGGGACTGGACCTGCAATGGCTCGCCATCGACAGCATGCGCCTCGGCGAGAATGAATACCGGGTCGATAGCGAAGGTCTGCACCTGCCGGCCCCGCCAGAGCAGTTCGAGCTGTCCAGCGAGGTGATCATCGCGCCGGAGGCCAACACCGCGCTGGAGGGCCTGTACCGTTCCGGGGGCATGTTCTGCACCCAGTGCGAGGCCGAGGGTTTCCGGCGCATCACCTGGTTTCTCGACCGGCCCGACGTGATGACGGTCTTCGATGTGCGCATCGAGGCCGATCGCGAGCGCTACCCGGTGCTGCTTTCCAACGGCAACCCGGGGGCCACCGGTGAGCTGCCTGACGGTCGGCACTTTGCCGAGTGGCACGACCCGCATCCCAAGCCCTGTTACCTGTTCGCCCTGGTTGCGGGCGACCTGAAGCACATAGAGGAACGCTTTACCACCGCCTCGGGGCGCGAAGTACGGCTGCGCATCCATGTCGAGCCGCACAACATCGACAAGTGCGAACATGCCATGCGTTCGCTGGTTGCGGCCATGCGCTGGGACGAGGAGCACTACGGGCGCGAATACGACCTCGACGTGTTCAACATCGTCGCCGTGGATGATTTCAACATGGGCGCGATGGAGAACAAGGGTCTCAATGTCTTCAACAGCAAGTACGTGCTGGCGCGCCCCGATACCGCTACCGATGCCGACTTCCAGGGCATCGAGGGTGTGGTGGCGCATGAGTACTTCCACAACTGGACAGGCAACCGCATCACTTGCCGTGACTGGTTCCAGCTCTCGCTCAAGGAAGGCCTGACCGTCTATCGCGATCAGGAATTCTCCGCCGACATGGGCTCGCGCCCGGTCAAGCGCATCGAGGACGTGCGCCTGCTGCGCACCCACCAGTTTGCCGAGGACGCCGGACCGATGGCGCATCCGGTGCGGCCGCAGTCCTATATCGAGATCAACAACTTCTACACCCTGACCGTGTACGAGAAGGGCGCCGAGGTGGTGCGCATGCAGGCGCGCCTGCTGGGTCCGAAGCGGTTCCGCGAGGCCATGGATCGGTATTTCGAGCGCTTCGACGGCCAGGCGGTGACCACCGACGACTTCGTCGCCTGCATGGAGGCGGCCTCCGGGCGTGATCTTGGACAGTTCAGGCACTGGTACGACTATGCGGGCACCCCGGTGCTGCACATCCAGGACAGTTACGATGCGCGCAAGCGACGCTACACCCTGAAGATCCGCCAGGAAGTGCCCGACACCCCGGGACAGCACGACAAGCCGCCTTTCCATATCCCGTTTGCCATCGGCCTGCTGGACGGCGAAGGGCGCGACATCCCCTTGCGCTACGGGGAGATCGACAGCGACGGGGGCAGCCTGCTGCTCGAACTGCGTGAGCGCGAGGAGGTCTTTGTCTTCGACGACATCGAGGAACGGCCCGTCCCCTCCCTGCTGCGCGGGTTCAGTGCTCCGGTCAAGATCGACTATGACTGGAACGAGGAGCAGTTGCTGCACCTGATGGCGTATGACAGCGATGGTTTCAACCGCTGGGATGCCGGCCAGACCCTGCTGCGCCAGGTCATCCTGCGCATGGTCGCCCAGCGCCAGGAGGGCGCATCCATGAGCGTGCCCGAGGCGCTGATCGGCGCCCTGCGCACGGCCCTGTTCGATGAACAGGCCGAACAGGCATTGATCGCCGAGGTGCTGACCCTGCCGGCTATCGGTTATCTGGGTGACTTCATGGCGGTGGTGGATGTCGATGGCCTGCATGCCGCACGAGAGCACCTCAAACGCACTGTGGCCGCGGCCCTGCGCGAAGATCTGCTGATGCGCTACGAGCAATTGCGCGAAACCGGTGAGTACCGCATCGAAGCGGCGGCCATCGGTCGCCGGCGGCTCAAGAACACCCTGCTGAGCTGGCTGGCCAGCCTGGAGAACGACGATGCCGTGTTCCAGTTGCTGCTCGACCAGTACGGTGCGCAGCACAACATGACCGACGTGATGGCGGCGCTCTCGCTGATCGCCGACAGCGGCCGCCCCGAGCGCGAGGACATATTGGCCGACTTCGCCAGGCGGTGGGCGACCGAGCCACTGGTGATGGACAAGTGGTTCTCGGTGCAGGCCATGGCAGTGCGCCCCGATACCCTGGCGCAGGTACGCGCACTGATGGATCACCCGGCCTTCTCCCTGACCAATCCCAACCGGGTGCGCGCGCTGATCGGCGCCTTCGTCAATGGTAATCCGGTGGGCTTTCATGCTGCCGACGGCAATGGTTATGCCTTTCTTGCCGAGCAGGTGCTGGCGCTTGACCCGCTCAACCCGCAGATCGCGGCGCGGCTGGCGCGTGCCCTGGCGCGCTGGCGGCGTTACGACGAGCAGCGCCAGCAGCATGCGCAGGAGGCGCTGCGGCGCATGATCTCGGCCGGGGTGTCCAGGGATGTCTACGAGATCGCCAGCCGCAGCCTGGAAGAGGACGCTGAATGA
- a CDS encoding sirohydrochlorin chelatase, translating into MKALLIVAHGSRRVSSNDEVRDLAARVGELAGGRFDRVQAAFLELAEPSIPDGIQACIDAGADEVVVMPYFLSAGRHVSEDIPAEVARKQQEHPRVRIRLADYVGAQPGIADLLLAGALAGDGEAKG; encoded by the coding sequence ATGAAGGCCCTGTTGATCGTGGCCCATGGCAGCCGGCGGGTCTCGTCGAATGACGAGGTGCGCGATTTGGCGGCCCGCGTCGGTGAGTTGGCCGGCGGACGCTTCGATCGGGTGCAGGCCGCCTTTCTCGAACTGGCCGAGCCATCCATTCCCGACGGCATCCAGGCCTGCATCGATGCCGGTGCCGACGAGGTGGTGGTCATGCCCTATTTCCTGTCGGCCGGACGGCACGTGAGCGAGGACATCCCCGCCGAGGTGGCGCGCAAGCAGCAGGAGCACCCACGGGTCCGCATCCGTCTGGCCGATTATGTCGGGGCGCAGCCCGGCATTGCCGATCTGCTGCTGGCGGGTGCCCTGGCGGGGGATGGCGAGGCCAAAGGGTAA
- the feoB gene encoding ferrous iron transport protein B, protein MKRVALLGMPNTGKSTFFNRLTGASAKVGNWPGITVDLLSARILLGTEMVEVVDLPGIYTLHGFAEDERVARTFLEEQPVDLLVVIANATQLDRQLALVLQLQALGQPMMLLLNMIDEARKLGIHIDQERLAQELGMPVVAISAKHGMGMEQARQALTQALHEARPPRAADIEKAFGEDDALQARLDAVFSATVDVPVSATDRLTDRLDRLLLHPWLGLPLFFLAMLGMFEAVYTLGAPLQDGVAWMLERIKIEAVTPVVTAWPPQVQSFVLDGLFDGIGTILSFLPIIVLFFLFIAIIEDSGYMSRAAFLMDAFMSRLGLDGRAFVMQLMGFGCNVPALMGTRVMRSRGLRLLTMLIIPFSLCSARLQVFVFFTTAIFDPWAAPLVLFSLYLFSFGAAFLTAVIYRRRLTHTEPVLLELPPYRFPTLRQMWLRGWREVTHFLREASGFILLGVVLVWILTHFPKDVPIASPETLAGQLAALFEPLMQPLGIDHLMTIALLFGFVAKEVVLGALAVIYGVGESELSGIVSSRIDWVQAYSFMLFVLIYTPCLSTVAVLKQESKSWRFTALAIGWPLLLAWVVSFVFYQGARWLGF, encoded by the coding sequence ATGAAGCGCGTCGCCCTCCTTGGCATGCCCAACACGGGCAAATCCACCTTCTTCAACCGGCTCACCGGAGCCTCTGCCAAGGTGGGCAACTGGCCAGGCATCACGGTCGACCTGCTCTCGGCAAGGATCCTGCTGGGCACGGAGATGGTCGAGGTGGTGGACCTGCCCGGCATCTATACCCTGCATGGTTTCGCCGAGGACGAGCGCGTGGCCCGCACCTTCCTCGAGGAACAGCCGGTAGACCTGCTGGTGGTGATCGCCAACGCCACCCAACTCGACCGCCAGCTCGCCCTGGTGCTGCAATTACAGGCACTGGGCCAGCCCATGATGTTGCTGCTGAACATGATCGACGAGGCGCGCAAGCTGGGCATCCACATCGACCAGGAACGCCTGGCGCAGGAGCTTGGCATGCCGGTGGTGGCGATCAGCGCCAAGCATGGCATGGGCATGGAGCAGGCGCGCCAGGCGCTCACCCAGGCCCTGCACGAAGCGCGTCCACCCCGCGCGGCCGACATCGAAAAGGCTTTCGGCGAGGACGACGCCCTGCAAGCTCGCCTGGACGCGGTCTTTTCCGCCACGGTCGATGTGCCGGTGAGCGCCACCGACCGGCTCACCGATCGCCTGGACCGCCTGCTGTTGCACCCCTGGCTGGGCTTGCCACTGTTCTTTCTGGCCATGCTGGGCATGTTCGAGGCAGTCTACACCCTGGGCGCACCGTTACAGGATGGCGTGGCCTGGATGCTGGAGCGCATCAAGATCGAGGCCGTCACCCCGGTAGTCACCGCCTGGCCGCCGCAGGTACAGAGCTTCGTGCTCGATGGCCTGTTCGACGGCATCGGCACCATCCTGTCCTTCCTGCCCATCATCGTGCTGTTTTTCCTGTTCATCGCGATCATCGAGGATAGCGGCTACATGTCGCGTGCGGCCTTCCTGATGGACGCCTTCATGTCGCGCCTGGGGTTGGACGGGCGCGCCTTCGTAATGCAATTGATGGGCTTCGGCTGCAATGTGCCGGCGCTGATGGGCACCCGGGTGATGCGCTCGCGGGGGCTGCGCCTGCTGACCATGCTGATCATCCCCTTCTCGCTGTGCTCGGCACGCCTGCAGGTGTTCGTATTCTTCACCACCGCCATCTTCGACCCCTGGGCCGCACCACTGGTGCTGTTCAGCCTGTACCTGTTCAGCTTCGGCGCCGCCTTCCTCACCGCCGTGATCTATCGCAGGCGCCTGACGCACACCGAGCCGGTGCTGCTGGAACTGCCGCCCTACCGCTTCCCCACCCTGCGCCAGATGTGGCTGCGCGGCTGGCGCGAGGTGACCCACTTCTTGCGCGAGGCCAGCGGCTTCATCCTGCTCGGGGTCGTGCTGGTATGGATCCTCACCCACTTCCCCAAGGACGTGCCGATCGCCAGCCCCGAGACCCTGGCCGGCCAGCTCGCCGCCCTGTTCGAGCCCCTCATGCAACCCCTGGGGATCGATCACCTGATGACCATCGCCCTGCTGTTCGGCTTCGTCGCCAAGGAAGTGGTGCTGGGCGCTCTGGCAGTGATCTACGGCGTCGGTGAGAGCGAGCTGTCGGGTATCGTCTCCAGCCGCATCGACTGGGTGCAGGCCTACAGCTTCATGCTGTTCGTACTGATCTACACGCCCTGCCTGTCCACCGTGGCGGTGTTGAAACAGGAATCGAAGAGCTGGCGCTTCACCGCGCTGGCCATCGGCTGGCCGCTGCTGCTGGCCTGGGTGGTGAGCTTCGTCTTCTACCAGGGCGCGCGCTGGCTGGGCTTCTAG
- a CDS encoding FeoA family protein encodes MDMRAHDTSVATLADLLPSQHAIITGLAGEPELRTRLQSLGLRPGRRVTVVRRSRFGGPIQIRLGTSDLLIRPQQARTIFIK; translated from the coding sequence ATGGACATGCGAGCACACGATACCTCGGTGGCGACCCTGGCCGACCTGCTGCCAAGTCAACACGCCATCATCACCGGCCTGGCCGGCGAGCCCGAACTGCGCACCCGCCTCCAGTCACTGGGATTGCGCCCCGGACGCCGAGTGACCGTGGTGCGCCGCTCGCGCTTCGGCGGCCCCATCCAGATCCGTCTCGGGACCAGCGACCTGCTGATCCGTCCGCAACAGGCCCGCACCATTTTCATCAAATGA
- a CDS encoding S24 family peptidase → MSTGDFHDGSACSELEPFALQVLGDSMEPEFPDGCIVIIEPARSCRHGMYIMCLVEDTRWFRQYLNDEHGERLVALNDLYPEIPLEGLDWKVEGIITQRTLLRHQSPTGRRHSKHYEYPEQP, encoded by the coding sequence ATGAGCACTGGTGATTTCCACGACGGCAGCGCCTGTTCCGAACTCGAGCCCTTCGCCCTGCAGGTGCTGGGCGACAGCATGGAGCCGGAATTCCCCGATGGCTGCATCGTCATCATCGAACCGGCCAGGTCCTGCCGCCATGGCATGTACATCATGTGCCTGGTCGAGGACACCCGCTGGTTCCGCCAGTACCTGAACGACGAGCACGGCGAACGCCTGGTAGCGCTCAACGACCTCTACCCCGAGATCCCGCTCGAGGGCCTGGACTGGAAGGTCGAGGGCATCATCACCCAGCGCACCCTGCTACGCCACCAGAGCCCTACCGGGCGCCGCCACAGCAAGCACTACGAGTATCCGGAACAGCCCTGA
- a CDS encoding ABCB family ABC transporter ATP-binding protein/permease, with protein MVHTGGPPPQVHKNRRDWYNLRSMLPFLWEFRGRALFALACLVLSKAANVGVPVALKAIIDYYEQASRDELTVAMPLLLLLAYGLLRLSASLFNELRDVVFAKVRYRAMRRLSTRVLDHLLKLSLRYHLERKTGAISRDLERGTRSVSQILNYMAFSILPIVVEFSLVAAIMLHNYDPVFAGTMFGSVVLYMVFTFLVTEWRMDFRRHMNELDSRGNSIAFDSLINYETVKYFGNERLQLQRYDDTLEQWEYWAVKSQNSMSLLNFGQGAIIALSVTLMMVLAARSVSAGEMRIGDLVMVNAFLLQLFIPLGFLGIVYRQIKYALADMDLVFKLLETEPEIHDAPDARPLEVSEGRITFEHVDFSYQPERQILHDVSFEVPPGHKVAVVGHSGAGKSTLSRLIFRFYDVQSGCVCIDGQDVREVSQESLRAAIGLVPQDTVLFNDSIYFNIVYGRPEASREEVIEAARMACILDFIERLPDGWDTVVGERGLKLSGGEKQRVAIARAILKRPRILIFDEATSSLDSHTEKAIQQTLEAVAADHTTLVIAHRLSTVVDADQILVMDQGRIVERGTHAELLCAGGAYKAMWELQQQESAEQVAENAAET; from the coding sequence ATGGTGCACACTGGTGGGCCGCCGCCCCAAGTCCACAAGAATCGTCGGGATTGGTACAACCTGCGTTCCATGCTCCCCTTCCTGTGGGAGTTTCGCGGGCGGGCGCTGTTCGCGCTGGCCTGCCTGGTGCTCTCCAAGGCGGCGAATGTCGGGGTGCCGGTGGCGCTCAAGGCCATCATCGACTACTACGAGCAGGCTTCCAGGGACGAGCTGACCGTCGCCATGCCGCTGTTGCTGCTGCTGGCATACGGCCTGCTCAGGCTGAGCGCCAGCCTGTTCAACGAGCTGCGCGACGTGGTCTTTGCCAAGGTGCGCTACCGTGCCATGCGCCGGCTTTCCACCCGGGTGCTCGATCACCTGCTGAAGCTGTCGCTGCGCTATCACCTCGAGCGCAAGACCGGGGCGATCAGTCGCGACCTCGAACGCGGCACCCGTTCGGTGAGCCAGATCCTCAACTACATGGCCTTCTCCATCCTGCCCATCGTGGTGGAGTTCAGCCTGGTCGCCGCCATCATGCTGCACAACTACGACCCGGTGTTCGCCGGCACCATGTTCGGCTCGGTGGTGCTCTACATGGTGTTCACCTTCCTGGTGACCGAGTGGCGCATGGATTTCCGCCGCCACATGAACGAACTGGACTCGCGTGGCAATTCCATCGCCTTCGACAGCCTGATCAACTACGAGACGGTCAAGTACTTCGGCAACGAGCGGCTGCAGCTCCAGCGCTACGACGACACCCTCGAGCAGTGGGAGTACTGGGCGGTAAAGAGCCAGAATTCGATGTCGCTGCTCAACTTCGGGCAGGGTGCCATCATCGCCCTGAGCGTGACCCTGATGATGGTGCTGGCGGCGCGTTCGGTCTCGGCCGGGGAGATGCGCATCGGCGACCTGGTGATGGTCAATGCCTTCCTGTTGCAGCTGTTCATTCCGCTGGGTTTCCTCGGCATCGTCTATCGCCAGATCAAGTACGCCCTGGCGGACATGGACCTGGTGTTCAAGCTGCTCGAAACCGAACCCGAGATCCACGATGCCCCCGATGCCCGTCCCCTCGAGGTGAGCGAGGGGCGTATCACCTTCGAGCACGTGGACTTCAGCTACCAGCCCGAGCGCCAGATCCTGCACGACGTGAGCTTCGAGGTGCCGCCCGGACACAAGGTGGCGGTGGTCGGACACAGCGGTGCCGGCAAGTCCACCCTGTCGCGCTTGATCTTCCGTTTCTACGACGTGCAGTCCGGTTGCGTGTGCATCGACGGGCAGGACGTGCGCGAGGTCAGCCAGGAGAGCCTGCGCGCGGCCATCGGCCTCGTCCCGCAGGACACGGTGCTGTTCAACGACAGCATCTACTTCAACATCGTCTATGGTCGTCCCGAGGCCAGCCGCGAGGAGGTGATCGAGGCGGCGCGCATGGCCTGCATCCTGGACTTCATCGAACGCCTGCCCGATGGCTGGGATACGGTGGTGGGGGAGCGCGGTCTCAAGCTGTCCGGCGGCGAGAAGCAGCGTGTGGCCATCGCGCGTGCCATCCTCAAGCGGCCGCGCATCCTGATCTTCGACGAGGCGACCTCCTCGCTGGACAGCCATACCGAGAAGGCCATTCAGCAGACGCTCGAGGCGGTGGCCGCTGATCACACCACCCTGGTCATCGCCCACCGTCTGTCCACCGTGGTCGATGCCGACCAGATCCTGGTCATGGACCAGGGGCGTATCGTCGAGCGCGGCACCCATGCCGAGCTGCTGTGCGCCGGCGGCGCCTACAAGGCCATGTGGGAACTGCAACAGCAGGAGAGCGCCGAGCAGGTGGCCGAAAACGCGGCGGAAACCTGA
- a CDS encoding CCA tRNA nucleotidyltransferase: MLNERNIFLVGGAVRDELLGLPVGERDWVVVGSSPEAMRAAGFRQADPEFPVFLHPETGEEYALARRETKVGEGYRGFVVDAGPDVSLEEDLARRDLTINAMARDAEGRLIDPFGGEKDLAQGLLRHVTPAFVEDPVRLLRIARFAARFGPFGLRVAHDTHRLMKRMVADGMMRELRPQRVWQELYKALGYAQPWRFFEVLAACGGLAELLPGLAAQMRPGHGGTAAAPAIEALKRSVALSEAPDERLLALLLASGETPDVAAQRLGMPPRLRQRLQQARELWPQVRELDRLPGRAVADLLDRMGGWRRDGRFEALLRVFRAQPDAPARLDDLARAREQALAVDSRALQARGLAGPALGEALARTRREAIESTW; this comes from the coding sequence ATGCTGAATGAACGAAACATCTTCCTGGTCGGTGGCGCGGTGCGCGACGAACTCCTGGGGCTGCCGGTGGGAGAGCGCGACTGGGTGGTGGTCGGCAGCAGCCCAGAGGCCATGCGCGCGGCGGGGTTTCGCCAGGCCGATCCCGAGTTTCCGGTGTTTCTGCATCCCGAGACCGGGGAGGAATATGCTCTGGCGCGGCGCGAGACCAAGGTCGGCGAGGGTTACCGGGGCTTCGTGGTGGATGCCGGCCCCGATGTCAGCCTCGAAGAGGACCTGGCGCGGCGTGATCTCACCATCAATGCCATGGCGCGCGATGCCGAGGGTCGCCTGATCGACCCCTTCGGTGGTGAAAAGGATCTGGCCCAGGGGCTGTTGCGGCATGTCACTCCGGCCTTCGTCGAGGACCCGGTGCGCCTGCTGCGCATTGCCCGTTTCGCAGCGCGCTTCGGTCCTTTCGGCTTGCGGGTGGCACATGATACTCACCGGCTGATGAAGCGCATGGTGGCCGACGGCATGATGCGCGAGCTGCGCCCGCAGCGAGTCTGGCAGGAGCTGTACAAGGCGCTGGGCTACGCACAGCCCTGGCGCTTCTTCGAGGTGCTCGCCGCCTGTGGCGGCCTGGCCGAGTTGCTGCCGGGGCTTGCCGCGCAGATGCGCCCTGGCCATGGCGGTACGGCCGCGGCACCGGCGATCGAGGCGCTGAAGCGGAGCGTTGCGCTGAGCGAGGCCCCGGACGAACGCCTGCTCGCCCTGTTGCTGGCCTCGGGGGAGACCCCGGATGTCGCAGCGCAGCGCCTGGGCATGCCGCCGCGCCTGCGGCAGCGCCTGCAACAGGCGCGGGAACTCTGGCCGCAGGTGCGCGAACTCGACCGGCTGCCGGGCCGAGCGGTGGCCGATCTGCTCGATCGCATGGGGGGCTGGCGACGGGACGGCCGTTTCGAGGCCCTGCTGCGGGTATTCCGTGCGCAGCCCGATGCACCGGCGAGACTGGACGATCTGGCGCGGGCGCGCGAACAGGCGCTGGCCGTCGATTCCCGGGCCTTGCAGGCTCGCGGGCTGGCGGGCCCTGCCCTGGGCGAGGCCCTGGCGCGCACGCGCCGCGAGGCCATTGAAAGCACATGGTAA